A region of the Maniola jurtina chromosome 11, ilManJurt1.1, whole genome shotgun sequence genome:
atgagaagggtttaggccatagtctgccacgctggcccaatgcgaattggcagacttcacacacctttgagaacatggagagctctcaggcatgcaggtttcctcacgatgttttccttcaccgttaaagcaagtgatatttaatttcttaaaacgcacataactgaaaagttagtggtgcgtgcccgggatcgaacccccgacctccaattcggaggcggacgttctaaccactaggctaccacagctttttatacattacagtacactttttttaatttatagacttcGCTTgcctgcaatcagacctgctggcaaatgatcatgcagcctaagatggagcgcgcttggctagaagatgcctattcactcttgacttaaatgtatccatattaaaagtggagagaAAAACTCATGCAAGAAGTGCGTTCTATATCCTGGctgttcggattagaaacgaggaagcaaatcgcttaaAGATACATAGATTTGTATATGTGTACAAACCTGGCCACTTGCgcgatgtcattttgttcgtcctatacctactattctatatcaatttacgctaatataatttttgtaccacaaaacattcatagttacaaaaaaatcggtgatttccacgaccggcaaactagaaaccgtaataggctcgcatatcctacgctccgcctcaggaaagtgggaaaatcgtttgtgggaatgagtgtaatattttataataaaattccacaatcaattttagacttgcctttacacaagtttaaaaaatctattaaaagtatgctcctggaaaaagcttattatacaatcgaagattatgtaaatgacaaaaaagcttggatttgattcgctccagcaatatacggcgctgcaattgcttgtatacagtatggcatattattgtaaattgtacatttgaaaagagcgaccgccgagtgtcttgctggttcttctcggtaggaacagcattccgaaccagtggtagattattttgacgattcaaaagcacttgtaaaagtttaattgaataaaaataatttgaatttgaatttgaatgtgtGCTAAtctattttctttgtttctaCAGCCTAAACAACCAGCTGCCAGACCCTGATACCCTGGTACCAATGTTCTGGTTCCGGCAAGAAGTCATGATGGACGACCATTTCTCCAGACTTGCGAGGTTTGCGCTCAATCTGAAGAGCGGGATGCCGTACGGGTTTTATGCGCTCACGGTATGTACCGGCAAGAAGTcatggtctggtctggtgagaggcttcggccgtggctagttaacaTCTTACCGGCcaagccgtgccgccaatcgattcagcgttccggtatgatgccgtatagaaaccaaaggggtatgggctaaataaaaactgccataccgcttccaggttagcccgcttccatcttagactgcttcatcacttatcaccaagtGAGATTCAGAgatgcagtcaagagctaacttgtatctgaataaaaaaattaaaaaaaaaggtgccATCCATTTTCCCATTGCGTATTTATACTACCTacacacaatccaataccaataactatttgccttatacttgtagttggtgatttagtattttttgaacCTACAATGTATTGCATAACTCGGGTAGTGCCCCGCCTGGAACGCGGCATTAACCCCGCAGCacatctacgcaacgttcgttgacctctaacgTCAGCCAGATTGTGAACATGTTTGTGAACttctaaaaacagattttttttcgcATTTTCTTTTGTAGAATCTTATGAATAAAGTATCAGTACTATAATGTAATTATCAATACCCTGTATAGTGTATGAATTATAGCATTAATGGTTGATTTTTGTTTCAGGCGATTGGAGTGGTACTCCTCATAGCAGGCATTGCAATCTTAATACGCAAGCTGCTGCGCTCGTCCGAAGACCCGCCAATACTGACTAACCAACAGGACGACATAGTGACGTAGTTAGCTACAATAGGACGAAATAATGACGGAGTTATTTACTAATAGGACGAGATAATGACGAAGTTAGTTACTAATAGGACGAGACAATGACGAAGTTAGTCACTAATAAGACGAGATAATGACGAAGTTACGGACGAAATTAAGGGTAGTGATCAATGATATTATACATACGCGGGCTGATGGCCAAAATTGTGTTTCTTTTGACACGCGTGTAATGGCTTAGCGCGATATGTCCGATAAAatatgggttccttttttcgtattgaggtacgggaccctaaaaaattattgaaatttaaaaagtcttaatATTGTAACACCTTGTTTATACTGCGTAGTTTGATATTTCCAAACATTAtggcattttgcgtttttggcGTTACACTTGTTTGATATCTTTCACTATCGTAAAAATGCCAAAATTTTAACTTTGACATTTTGCGATTTTGGCGTTGTGTATCTAAATGAGTCAAAGTACGTATATCTTAGCCACAGTAACGTAGTTAGgaactaaatataataaattgttatattttgaaaatgagaTACGATATTGTAGTAGTTAGGAATCAACATTAGGGGCATTTTTATGGATTACAGTTTTACACTCACCATTTTACTGGAGACGTTTAAAAGTCACGATTCGCAGCACACGACAAATCGTCAACTTGTTTTATCGTGGTGACAAAGTAACCATTCTTACAGTTAAAGTACGCCAGATTTCAACCAATGGTTAACAAAAGTATATGAGGCCATGAGAACCATAGTGTCCTAACAAAATTTTCTGCCATATGGAGAGTATGATTCAAaactgttaaaaataattttgattaaacCAGAGTGGCCTAAAAGCCAATAAATATTCAATACATGTCAGTTTATAATTCAATTTTGAAGTTGCAACCCgcaataatatgtaaaatagaCCACAATGGTTTTAGCTCCAGCTTAATAGGTCTATATGCTAGCTCCTGCTGACTAAGCCACTATGGTTGTATGTCCAGCTAATTAGGCCAATATGGTTCTAGCTCTAGCTGATTGGGCCAATATGGTGCTAACTTCAGCGAATTAGGCCGTTATGGTTCTGGCTCCAGCTGATTGGGCCAATATGGTTCTAACTTCAGCTGATTAGGCCACTATGGTTCTAGCTCCAGCTAATTTGATCACTGTGGTTCTAGCTCCAGCTAATTCGGCCACTGTGATTTTAGCTAAAGCTAATTAGGCCACTATGGTTCTCATGGCATCtcataacaataattataaataattaattgtaaaataagtcaataataatattggtGCTATATTTTTCTGTTGATTGTAAATTATAGAAAATGTACataaaagctaggtatacttgttagattttatttagtAGCTTAAATCTTGTTATGTCAAGATGTGAGGGCGACTGCccacatattttttaaacctatacagccttaatattatatcattagTGATACTCCAGGCGATGTTTGAACTAGcgttaatgttttattttcttgCCACGGACCTTTTATTTATGCtatttttgatgaaattcgttCATTGCCGGCCTAAAGGTCGATCGCACTTTGGGTGCGTTTTCGTACGAATTAGACTCtagtataagtattttttaagtCTAGTCCAGTGTTACAAAGTTCTGATTTcggaattcttttttttaatataaacgTGAATATATGTATGCACGATATTTCGTCACTATGTATAGTGCCCCGCAAACCACTTGGACCTGAAGagtagtgggagaaagttggcgaatccgggaagcgaaagtcgacgtatcaCCAATAGCGTGCACCCGCCCTTCGCCAGCCAATCacgtcaatgctcaagttgtttgccgggcactgtacATGAAACGTGGTCACATTTTTTTCGGGTTTGACCattgtcttattttttttagaaaaatttctGTACGCTTGGAATTGGAAAGGGAAACGTACTTGAAATTGTACTCTaagtttattttgattttatgaaAGTAGCAAAATATTATCTCTTAAACcttattgaaaaataattcaTTTCTGTGGTCAGCAAATAGCTACTACATACACACACGATACTGGCGTCGACACTGATTTAGTTcgctaaactaaatttagagtaatcagcaccttttcctttttgatattgtacttataaaaaatggaaaatgaattttaaattaacaacTTGTGTTAGTGCTTCTCTATGAAAACACTATGCACAAGACCCTAAAGTCACgagattttaagttttaaattaaaataagtttgtctgtccttttcttattacattggtaagaaaaagatgcgagtactctaaaatttagtagccatcagaatcagtaccactgTCGTCGCAATATTTGCCCAAACCTTTATCGGactatagatatatataaataaaagagcGTTACgtcattttaaaacatattttattcaaaagtaggtcttatgagaaaatcttatgaGTTAAATGTTGATATTATATTgctatgtacttattttatgtGTAAAGACTCGATGCTTGCATTGCATTCCTAAAGCTCAAGACACATTGGCGGAAAGTCAACTGTCAAATGTTTACACAGTAAATTGAACCTTAACTCTACTAGGTAATGTAAAATTTGTGTGGAGCAAATTAAAAGAGAGCGTTCactttatgtacctattcaGAAAAGACACTTTGAGTTGACTCTCCTTCATTGTGCCTAAGGGTGCATTTCCACTAAAGCGGAGTATCATTTTATTGTCTCAATAATCTAATTGGTTGGAAACATACgtccgcttcagtggaaacgcactcTAAAGATTGAGTAGCTATTTATAAGGTATTTTGTAGTACATGTACAGAGATATTAACTTTTTATAATGTTGTATGAGTATTAAATGCAAATACATTGTTACATtgtaataaaacatattttttgtaaacatgcatttttattaaatcacaaTTTTGATAGACCTTTTAAGAGACAGTACTTAAACGAACAAGATACTTTTtcctaaaacatatttttaattctatcagactttctaaaaaaaaaaacaaaatattttagtacctacctataagctAAGTACttgatttaatttagttaattcGAATCTCTTTGGGCATGTAACCTGAGGACTTTCAGGTAATTAGTtttcctctcgatgttttccttcaccgttaaagcaagtgatatttaattgcttaagggcacgtaactccgaaaagttaagaaGTGCGTGCCCCAAAAAAAGAAGCCGATATCTGAACGACTAGACTATCATCGCTATACATCTACGAATACACACAAagtgatttgcttcctcgtttctaattcgaaacgctaggatatggaatctCATTTCGgcttcagttttcccctccaatatACTCTTCAATTagtcagctgaagtggcagtgggctggccatgtctgtcgcagaaccgatggccgctggggcagacgtgttctggagtggagaccgcgtatcagcaagcacagtgtgggacgaccttcaACCCACTGCACCGACGACCTTAAGAGggtagtgggaagtgggtggatgagaaaggtggagaaccgtgtgtggtggcgcgctcttaggaaggcctatgtctagcagGGGACGCAAaaaggctgattgattgattgatagacccttcaagtcaagaaagaacaggcaagcgtgctccatcttatgATATGCTGTACAGTAGAAAATGCGtcttaacaaataataattaatattatcttgCTTGGGTTCCCAAAAACTTCTTGGACGCATCAATATCGGCCTGCTTGACTGGCATCATAATGGAGAATCTTCGAATTTTGTACACTCCGCTCACGATGAGAGCAAGGCCAATtatctgtaacaaaaaaaaaatccaaaaattcaTACTTCCGTAAAATTAATCCCATATAAGggttgtttttctttttgaggtgcggaactcaagaaaaccggccaagtgcgagttagactcgctcACTAAGGGTTcctactcgagtattttttccaacattttgcatgataaatcaaaaactgcaTACAAATAAATGAGTTGTTCTTGAGTCTatagtcagtcagtaagtttcTTGTTCTAGACAACATGAAACTCACAACAAAAGCATAAAGTCCATACGGCAGGCCGTATCGCACGCCGAGCGCCGCCTTGGCGAAGTCGACGTACTCGCCGTCCACCTCGATGTCCTCGCGGAACCAGAACATCGGCAGCAGCGTGTCGGGGTCCGGCAGCTGGTTGTTGAGTctatagtcagtcagtttcttcttcTAGACAACTTGAAACTCACAACAAAAGCATAAAGTCCATACGGCAGGCCGTATCGCACGCCGAGCGCCGCCTTGGCGAAGTCGACGTACTCGCCGTCCACCTCGATGTCCTCGCGGAACCAGAACATCGGCAGCAGCGTGTCGGGGTCCGGCAGCTGGTTGTTGAGTctatagtcagtcagtttcttcttcTAGACAACTTGAAACTCACAACAAAAGCATAAAGTCCATACGGCAGGCCGTATCGCACGCCGAGCGCCGCCTTGGCGAAGTCGACGTACTCGCCGTCCACCTCGATGTCCTCGCGGAACCAGAACATCGGCAGCAGCGTGTCGGGGTCCGGCAGCTGGTTGTTGAGTctatagtcagtcagtttcttcttcTAGACAACTTGAAACTCACAACAAAAGCATAAAGTCCATACGGCAGGCCGTATCGCACGCCGAGCGCCGCCTTGGCGAAGTCGACGTACTCGCCGTCCACCTCGATGTCCTCGCGGAACCAGAACATCGGCAGCAGCGTGTCGGGGTCCGGCAGCTGGTTGTTGAGTctatagtcagtcagtttcttcttcTAGACAACTTGAAACTCACAACAAAAGCATAAAGTCCATACGGCAGGCCGTATCGCACGCCGAGCGCCGCCTTGGCGAAGTCGACGTACTCGCCGTCCACCTCGATGTCCTCGCGGAACCAGAACATCGGCAGCAGCGTGTCGGGGTCCGGCAGCTGGTTGTTGAGTctatagtcagtcagtttcttcttcTAGACAACTTGAAACTCACAACAAAAGCATAAAGTCCATACGGCAGGCCGTATCGCACGCCGAGCGCCGCCTTGGCGAAGTCGACGTACTCGCCGTCCACCTCGATGTCCTCGCGGAACCAGAACATCGGCAGCAGCGTGTCGGGGTCCGGCAGCTGGTTGTTGAGTctatagtcagtcagtttcttcttcTAGACAACTTGAAACTCACAACAAAAGCATAAAGTCCATACGGCAGGCCGTATCGCACGCCGAGCGCCGCCTTGGCGAAGTCGACGTACTCGCTGTCCACCTCGATGTCCTCGCGGAACCAGAACATCGGCAGTAGCGTGTCGGGGTTCGGCAGCTGGTTGTTGAGactatagtcagtcagtcagtttcttcttcTAGACAACATGAAACTCACAACAAAAGCATAAAGTCCGTACGGCAGGCCGTATCGCACGCCGAGCGCCGCCTTGGCGAAGTCGACGTACTCGCCGTCCACCTCGATGTCCTCGCGGAACCAGAACATCGGCAGCAGCGTGTCGGGGTCCGGCAGCTGGTTGTTGAGTctatagtcagtcagtttcttcttcTAGACAACTTGAAACTCACAACAAAAGCATAAAGTCCATACGGCAGGCCGTATCGCACGCCGAGCGCCGCCTTGGCGAAGTCGACGTACTCGCTGTCCACCTCGATGTCCTCGCGGAACCAGAACATCGGCAGTAGCGTGTCGGGGTTCGGCAGCTGGTTGTTGAGactatagtcagtcagtcagtttcttcttcTAGACAACATGAAACTCACAACAAAAGCATAAAGTCCGTACGGCAGGCCGTATCGCACGCCGAGCGCCGCCTTGGCGAAGTCGACGTACTCGCCGTCCACCTCGATGTCCTCGCGGAACCAGAACATCGGCAGCAGCGTGTCGGGGTCCGGCAGCTGGTTGTTGAGACtgcaatcataatattatttctcatAGAAATATCAATCTATATCCCTCTGGGCCGTATAAACCTGCaccaaacccgcattgtatagcgcgCAAAACTCTGGTCGATGCCCCACCagccacctacgacgcggcattgacttcgagtgacctgtTTACGGAATGTTCGTTGACTTCTAGcctcagtcagatgttttatttgcaatatattgtgacattttaaaaaatacaggatttttaaattattttttcctactcttatcacctgtcttcgtttttgctagcgttctgggtACACCTTGTATATGAGAAGGTGGATGGATGGGGCCGCTGGCATAGGTGGTCGACgaccgtagcgtgtggaagtcctaCTGGACTAGAAGATCGGTGGATGATGATGCTCTAACAATATAACTAATCCTTTGAGGTGTTTCAAGTTTGTACCTTATGCCAGGTATGTGCCTGACGAGAGCGTTGGCCTGCAGCTGAGCGGAGATGGCGAGCGGCATGCCGGTCACAGGTTCAATCGACATCCGGAACTTGTGCCTCCTGGAACCAAAGCAatatcaaaaaccggccaagtgcgagtcagactcgcgcaccgagggttccgtactcgggtaattttccgacattttgcacgataaatcaaaaactatcatgcataaaaataaataaaaattttgatgtacatgttttttatttattattatcaatccgTGTAGAACCCcctaaaatttattgttttttttctaattttgtgtaAAATCACAGAATACAgtcatctacttaccaagtttcaacagtatggtccttatagtttcggaaaaaagtggctgtgacatacggacggacagacagacagacagacagacatgatgaatctataaggattccgttttttgccatttgactacgaaaccctaaaaatttgtCCATCTCGCAGGAATTCGGCCACGATCAAGTCCCTTTCTTTAAAACATCACCCTATATTGGGGGTTCGGAACCCTTCCTTTCATCATAAATGTACTAGCAGGCAGTTTGGACCAATTATTGGCTCGAGGATCGTAGTCGTCGTAACACAAGGAACCTGGAAGGCAGCTTAtaaagaagttttttttaacccccgacccaaaaagaggggtgttataaatttgacgtgtgtatctgtctgtggcatcgtaactcctaaactactgaaccgattttaatttagtttttttttgtttgaaaggtggcttgatcgagagtgttcttagctataatccaagaaaatcggttcagctgtttgaaagttatcagctcttttctagttactgtaacctttacttgtcgggggtgatataaatttttaatttacctacacttgttACCTAGACGTTTAATATGACGCAAGAAAATGCTGAGCTGTTACAACCCATTCGGGTGGTGTCCCAGATGAAAATTATatagatttgtatgtttgtctgtgaCACCGTCAAggaataaatattttctttctttcttttctttcattaGTCCACAAGACTTACTTTGCGCGTTCCTCGTACAATCTTTCGTAGCGCATAGTCAATATTAAACTAACTCATGTAAGTAgctattctattatattagtAGTTTGTGATGTGTCTactgcttaacagggctctctccgtcacttagtccatacaatcgtagtcccaatttcatttgaatatttgtccaaagtgcatgaaattttgcagacatatcctagaaactaatatctgtgcctgtgttttcgatttttctaaaaatatgcagtttaaaaattacagggtctcaaagatttgtatgtgaatttttaagaccgcgtaactttggaaccgaatattttaacggaaatgtataaaaccacaggcatagttcCCGGagcgtttctacaaaattccattgagtatgatggttagtattccaatgagagacgaactacgtttgtatggagcgagtgacggagagacccttcttaagATGAAGATGGTACACTCACTCGACTGGTCTGAGGCCTTTGATCTTGCTGGGGTAGTACGGGTCCATGCCCAGCATGTGCGGCAGAGTGACGAACGCGGGCGCGCCGTATTTGCATGCGGATACGTTGAATGCACCCGCTGGCATGCAATCTTTCCCTCGAACTTCGTCACAATAGCATGCCTGGATATTATAACAAACTAACTTTTATCTGTGACTTCATGAAACTAACAATTAAGTCGTTGTACCAATATACGTAATCATGAAAATTTATGTCAGCTACAGAAAATTTTAGAagaagtaataattattttttatacaaacaaactttttttAAGGGTCAAATGTTTTTACCACTAGTCCCTCGCCTATCGAGTAGaacaagcaagaaactcggcggttgctcttttcaaaaatttcaaagtGTTCCTCACTCTAGACGACCATCGATTGTTTGGAGCATAAAGACTCgctgaaattattaatttagttttttcgtgtGCTAAATTAAGATACATTGAGACAAAGATAAACAATTTAAGTATCATGACAAATACTAAACATAACTGACATTATTTATGCTGAGTAGTGGTGAAGCTAAAGCTCCAATCTTTCGTGATGAAATTGAATAtacgaataaaattattattgaaggtAAGAAAACCTTAGTCAAATACCTGATTAGGATATTTATGTCCATTGTCGAAGAGGGAATCATTGGCTGTGAACTCGACTCCCTCTATGCCGTGTTTCACAACTTTCCCCGAATAGGGTAGTGTCATATGCCTGCAATAAAGTAGTCATATTGAACAGGCTATTCAAATTAGGATACGGTTGAAATGGTTGTCCGAATACTGTACAAAACTCAAACTGGCGTAgatttctaggcaagcgcgctccatcttaggctgcatcatcacttgctagcaggtctgattgcagccaagcgctagtctatataattaaaaaaaaaaaaaaaaagattattcaACTTgttggactgtgaaaagctagtagacagacagatattttcgcatttattatattagtttggATGGATGCCTTTGGGCAGCATCCCCAGTAGAGTCAGGTGTGTCCGAATCACTGAGGTATTTGGGGAGAAGGAAAATCCCCATGATTTTCCTTCTCcccaaatgaaaaaaaaaacagcgaaTATGTTGCTTCGTTTTTAAGTGCCACAATTCTCCTGCCGAGTCCTGAATGTGGCCGCACTGCTTCCGATAGACGGATCTATTGAAGTTCTACCATGGCTCCATCTTACAAAGAGGAGGATGAAGAGAGAGAAGTAAAGTCTAAGAAATCTCACGTGCAAAGATCAGCAGCGAAGATGCTGATCTCCTGCTGGTCCGTCTCCAAGTGCCATAGCTCTCCCGCTGAGCCCTGGATGTGGCCACATTGGTTCCGATAGATGGACCTGTTGGAGTTCTGCCATCGCTCCATCTTGCCCAACTTGCTGAAGTCAGAGCTACCAGTGTTGATGTTGAAGAGACCGTCGGCATCTATTGAGCCATTTCTCTGGAAAATTCCAAGATTTTCTTGAAGTAGATATATATGCTTTAGTTTGGGGGTTACCCCCCTTACTTCGTCAAAACTGAAGCGATTACATATATCATTGGGAAGGTAGTACTGTCATGGCTGGCCCCATTTTTATTTGATGAAGATATCCGGAGATAAAGGATGGAACTCTGAAATAGTAAATCAATGGAGTTTATTTAAGGTTAGATTTTAGAAGGTGTCGGGAAGCTAGTGGATGTTGAAATGGAATATTTCATCATTACTCGCTTCCATatagaagaagaaaaaattgtaaaaatctaGACTTTTCCATACCTTATAAAACCAACCAAAGCTATCAAAAAGTGTTGTGTAAGCATCGATATGGTAGGCACTTATTAGTCACAGTATCTTAATCTTGCCCCAAGGTCCAGAACATGTAACTAGTGTGATAGTTAGTTGGCACATTCCTAACATCATGCCCACGAAAATCTTGCCAATTTAACGAAGATAGAGAACTGCAGAACTCCTCAGAAACCAATGGAGTTTAAAGTTAGTCTTCGACAAATTAGTGTCTGAGTTTTTTCTTACCTTATAAAACCATCCGAATCTGTCAAAAGGTATGGTATAGGGCAGAGCAGGTATCTTGCCCACGAGATCCAGTACCGGGTCTCGGACTCCATCGAACAGCCACGAGGAGGCGTTGGCTGTCACGAACATGTTGGTGTGATGCATCCTTAGCACCATATCCACGAAGATCTTGAGCATCATACGATCATTGCGGAGCGTATATGCGATCGTCTACAAGAAAATAGTGGGTTTCATTGGGAGGCTGTGCCTGTCTTTCATGGTGCTAGGTttacgggaagtaggtaccttgtataggtttcttgacagacacgatagatagacagacagagaacaaagtg
Encoded here:
- the LOC123869403 gene encoding protein croquemort-like codes for the protein MVVSKKSVWLITCGLAFIGVGVLLGATWPRIFHAKIQQMMILKNGSTSFDIWKALPIPIYMECFLFNITNVDDILAGRDVQVEVKEMGPYVFREINRKVNITWNHNSTVTFRNQRFWYFQPEKSSGHLSDNITTINPIIATIAYTLRNDRMMLKIFVDMVLRMHHTNMFVTANASSWLFDGVRDPVLDLVGKIPALPYTIPFDRFGWFYKRNGSIDADGLFNINTGSSDFSKLGKMERWQNSNRSIYRNQCGHIQGSAGELWHLETDQQEISIFAADLCTHMTLPYSGKVVKHGIEGVEFTANDSLFDNGHKYPNQACYCDEVRGKDCMPAGAFNVSACKYGAPAFVTLPHMLGMDPYYPSKIKGLRPVERHKFRMSIEPVTGMPLAISAQLQANALVRHIPGISLNNQLPDPDTLLPMFWFREDIEVDGEYVDFAKAALGVRYGLPYGLYAFVIIGLALIVSGVYKIRRFSIMMPVKQADIDASKKFLGTQAR